The Pyxidicoccus sp. MSG2 DNA segment CAGGCCCGCGGCGAGGTGGGCGGCATGGCGGGACGGCTGCGCCACATGGCATCGATTGCCGCCGGGTCGCTCGCGGACATCGTCCTGCCGCCCAAGGACGGCTTCGAGCGGAGGATTGCCAAGGAGCCGCTCGGCGTGGTGCTGGACCTGCCCGCGTGGAACTACCCGCTGCTCACCGCCGTGAATGCGGTGGCGCCGGCCGTGCTCGCGGGCAACGCCGTGGTGGTGAAGCACTCGCCGCGCACGCCCCTGTGCGGCGAGCACTTCGCCCGCGCCTTCGCCGAGGCGGGCGCGCCCGAGGGCACGGTGCAGGCCATCTTCCTGGACTACGCCGCGACGGAGAAGCTCGTCGGGGACGCGCGGGTGGACCACGTGCTGTTCACCGGCTCGGTGCTCGGCGGGCACAAGATGCAGGCGGCGGCGAAGGACCGCTTCCTGCACATCGGCCTGGAGCTGGGCGGCAATGACCCGGCCTACGTCGCACCGGACTGCGACTTCGACAAGACGGTGGAGAACATCGTCGACGGCGCCATGTACAACGCCGGCCAGAGCTGCTGCGCGGTGGAGCGCGTGTACGTGCACCAGTCGCTGTACGCGCGCTTCGTGGACGCGGTGGAGCCGCTGGTGCGCGCGTATGTGCTGGGCGACCCGGAGTCCGACAAGACGACGCTCGGCCCCATTGCCCAGCCGTGGCACCCGGCGGAGCTGGAGGCGTTCGTCCAGGACGCCACCCGCCGGGGCGCGAAGCTCGTTTGCGGCGGCCGCCCCACGCAGGTGAACGGCAAGGGCCGCTTCTTCGAGCCGACGCTGCTCAAGGACGTGAGCGCGGATGCGAAGGTGATGCGCGAGGAATCCTTCGGGCCGCTGCTGCCCATCGCCTCCGTCAGCTCCGACGAGGAAGCCCTGGCGCGGATGAACGCATCCAGCCTGGGGCTCACCGCGAGCGTCTGGACGTCGGACAGGGACCGTGCGGACCGGATGGCGCGCCAGCTGGAGGCGGGCACCGTCTACATGAACCGCTGCGACTCGCTGGACCCCGCGCTGCCGTGGAGCGGCGTGAAGGACTCCGGGCGCGGGATGACGCTGAGTGCGCTCGGCTTCGACTCGCTGACGCGGCCGAAGTCCCTGTACTACCGGCTGCGGTTCTGAGCGGCGGCGCCGGGGCCCGCCAGCCGCGCGGGTCCCTCCGGCGCTTCCGAACGGCGCGGGTATCTCACCCCCGCGCCAGCGCCTCCGAGAGCCGGGGCAGCACGTCTCCGGCTCGCGCCTCCACGCGCACGTCCGCCAGTTCCACGCCCCGGCACTCGCCGATGTTGAGGATGGCGATGGGCATGCGGCGCTCGGACGCGCGCACGAGGAAGCGGTAGCCGGAGAAGATGGCCAGCGACGAGCCCACCACCAGCAGCGCGTCGCCCTCCTCCACCAGCGAGAAGGCCGCCTCCACCGTGGGCGCCGGCACGTTGTCGCCGAAGAACACCACGTCCGGCTTCAGCGTCCCGCCACAGTGCAGGCACGCGGGGACGTGGAAGGACTGGAGCAGCTCCGAGGACAGCTCCGCGTCGCCGTCCGGCCGCAGCTCCAGCACGTGGTGGGCGAAGTCCGGGTTGAGCGCGAATAACCGCTCCTGCAGGTCCACCCGCGCCTCCTGCGCGCCACAGTCCAGGCAGCGCACACGCGCCAGCGCTCCGTGCAGCTCGATGACGCGCGAGCTGCCGGCGGCATGGTGCAGCCGGTCCACGTTCTGGGTGATGAGCCCCGGCACCAGGCCGTTGCGCTCCATCTGGGCCAGCGCGTGGTGCGCGGCGTTCGGCTTCGCCGAGGAGAAGCGCGGCCAGCCGAGCAGGCTCCGCGCCCAGTAGCGCGCGCGAATCTCCGGCCGGGTGAGGTACTCGCGGTGCTGGATGGGGTTGCGCGCGCGGGCCCGCGTCCCCGGCCCCCGGTAGTCCGGGATGCCTGACTCGGTGCTGCACCCGGCGCCGGTGAGCACCACCGTGCGGCGGCCTCGCAGGAGCCGCACCAGGGTCTCCACGCCTTCGGTCGCTTCGGGGGCAGGCAGGGCTTCGAGCGAAGACGTCATCGCGCGAGACATATAATGATGCGGCCCTCCCGGCGCCGGACGCCCGCTCACCTGCCCCGCCCGGGCCCCTGACGGCCCGTGTTAAAAGGGGGCCTTCCCGAGCGGGCTCCCATGTACGCCTTCGTCGCCGTCGCCCTCTTCGTCGCCCAGGCCCCACCGGGAGCGGAGCCGCCGGAGCACGTCCACCGCCGCGAGGTGGTGAGGCCCATGGACGAGGCGACCCTGTCCCGCCGCCTGCTCGCCACGGGCGTCGTCGGGCAGGACGCGGTGGCCCCGGCGCCCGGCGCGGACACGGTGACGCGGCCCCCCACGGAAGCAGCGCTCACCCACCAGCGCCGCGTCCGCCTCGCGTGGCAGGTGCCGCTGGGGATGGCGCTGTTCCTCGGCCTGTCGCTGCTGGGCACCTGGGGCGCCGGGCGCGCGCTGTCGTCGGTGCAGCTCGGGCAGCTCCGCTCGGAGCATGTCCACCTGTTACGCGCGGAGCAGACGCCGTCCGAGCGACGCGTGGACCGGCTCTACAGCGCGGTGCTCTGGTACGCCTCGCTGCTGTTCTACGTGTCCGTGCCGATGCTGCTCGCGCTGACGCTGGTGATGACGGGCGGGCTCTTCTACGGGCTGCTCCGGCTGCCGGTCCTCTCCGTGAAGTTGATGGCCCTCATCGGCATCATCGGCTTCGGCGGGCTGGTCGCCATCCTCCGGGGCCTCTTCGTCAGCACCTCCGAGCCGGACGAGGGCCGGACGCTCGCCC contains these protein-coding regions:
- a CDS encoding aldehyde dehydrogenase family protein, producing MSTHIVDNPYTGDVAASVEPTSPAQLDSVLERARSASRALRAMSVEARVKLVLRACEVMEKHADAIARDITRQMGKPLSQARGEVGGMAGRLRHMASIAAGSLADIVLPPKDGFERRIAKEPLGVVLDLPAWNYPLLTAVNAVAPAVLAGNAVVVKHSPRTPLCGEHFARAFAEAGAPEGTVQAIFLDYAATEKLVGDARVDHVLFTGSVLGGHKMQAAAKDRFLHIGLELGGNDPAYVAPDCDFDKTVENIVDGAMYNAGQSCCAVERVYVHQSLYARFVDAVEPLVRAYVLGDPESDKTTLGPIAQPWHPAELEAFVQDATRRGAKLVCGGRPTQVNGKGRFFEPTLLKDVSADAKVMREESFGPLLPIASVSSDEEALARMNASSLGLTASVWTSDRDRADRMARQLEAGTVYMNRCDSLDPALPWSGVKDSGRGMTLSALGFDSLTRPKSLYYRLRF
- a CDS encoding NAD-dependent protein deacetylase — protein: MTSSLEALPAPEATEGVETLVRLLRGRRTVVLTGAGCSTESGIPDYRGPGTRARARNPIQHREYLTRPEIRARYWARSLLGWPRFSSAKPNAAHHALAQMERNGLVPGLITQNVDRLHHAAGSSRVIELHGALARVRCLDCGAQEARVDLQERLFALNPDFAHHVLELRPDGDAELSSELLQSFHVPACLHCGGTLKPDVVFFGDNVPAPTVEAAFSLVEEGDALLVVGSSLAIFSGYRFLVRASERRMPIAILNIGECRGVELADVRVEARAGDVLPRLSEALARG